The DNA region ATCCGCTCAGGCTGGAGAGTCCGGGTGATGGTTTCGGCCATGGCCGTTTGCACGAACGACTGGCCGATGTACAGGAGAACCAACACACCGCTGATGAGCCACACCCACCTGTCGGTCACTCCCGCCAGAAGGAACAAACTGCCGCTTGCCAATCCCAAACCGGTCAGAACCACCGCGTAATCCCCTTTTTTGGCGGTCAGATGCCCGGCCACCGTTCCGAAGATGACGGCGCTGAACGCTCCCGGGAACATGATCAGCCCGATCCGGTCCGTCGTCAGGCCGTGCACATGGGTCATCATCAGCGGGATCAAAAAGATCACCCCGAAAATGGCCCCGAACAGCAAAAAGCCCATGCCCACTCCGAACGTGTATTTTCGGTTTCGAAACAGCCCGGGGTCCACGAACGGTTCGGGAACACGGCGGATGTGAAAGACAAACCAGGTCGCGAGGACCGCGCTTGCCACCAGCCAAATCCAATCCATCAAGGTGAAGAACATCACCAGCGCCGTGAATCCGATTGCCAGGAGGGCCGCCCCGGCAATGTCCACCTTGGCATCGGTCCGCTTCGATTCTTCCTCGGGAAGCCATTTCAGAAAGGCCGGGATGGTCACCACCGTGAACAAGGGGATGAGCAGCAGAAAGGACCAGTGAAGATAGCGGGAGACAAAGCCCCCGATCACGGGTCCCACTCCCACCGCGAACGAGGCGGTGGAGGTGAACAGTCCGAACAGTTTCCCCCGTTGCTCCGGAGTGAAGTAACGGGCGACGATCACCATGGTGAGGGCCGGGAGCGCCGACGCGCCTGCCCCCTGAATCACGCGCGACGCAATCACCGCCGGATACCATGCCTCAAGCAAGGCTCCCAGCAGGGATGAACCAGCATACGTGAGAATGCCGATGATCATCAGCCGGCGCAACTCGTACACATCGGCCAACTTGCCGAAGATGATCTGTCCGACTCCGAAGGAAATGATGAACGCGGTGACCACCCAGCTGACCTCGGTCGGGGCGAGACCGTACTGTTCGGCAATCTTGGGGATGGACACGTTGAACACCGTTTCATTCAACACGGCGAAAAACACGACATAAATGACCAGGAAGGAAAATCTCCGCAGATCGAATCTCTTCGCATGTTCAGATTGTGACATATGCATGATCTCCTCTCAAACGATCAAATGCGACGAGCAGGCAGCCAAGCCGTAAGCGGGTTGTTCCTGTTACCTGATCATGGGTCTCCCCTCCCGGAAAAAATCGAGCCGGGTGGATCACCCGGCGATTTTTACTCGCGATACATTTTATTCCATTTTCGAGCCGATTACAACCCTTCCGAACCCATCCTCCCCGACAACGATCAAATCAGCCGACGCATCGCATTTGCGTCGGCTGAGTCCGTTTTCACAAAATGCCCATGGCCTCTTTCATGCGGCAAAGCGTCTGTTCGGCCACTCCGGAAGCCCGTTCGGCCCCTTCCCGCAGAATGCGGTCCAGTTCCTCCGAAGAACGGATCTCATGATACCGCTCCCGGATCGGGGTGAGCGTGTCGACGGTCACCTCGATCAAATCTTTTTTGAAGCGGCCGTAACCCACACCTTCGTATTTTTTCTCCAGCTCACGAACGGAAAGGTCCGCAAGCTGGCTGTAAATCACCAACAGGTTGCTGATGCCCGGCTTCGTCTCCGGATCATAACGAATCACGTTTTCCGAATCGGTGACGGCCCGCTTCAATTTCTTCTCGATTTTTTTCGGGTCATCCAACAGTGTGATGTAGTTGTATTCGCTCTCGGCACTCTTGCTCATCTTCACTTCGGGATTGTCGAGAGCCATGATCCGGGCCCCCACCTCGTTGACCAGGATGGCCGGAACGGTGAACACTTCCCCGTAATCCCGGTTGAACCGCTCGGCGATGTCCCTCGTCAGCTCCAGGTGTTGTTTCTGGTCATCCCCCACCGGCACATGCGTGGCCTGATACAGGA from Staphylospora marina includes:
- a CDS encoding MFS transporter — translated: MSQSEHAKRFDLRRFSFLVIYVVFFAVLNETVFNVSIPKIAEQYGLAPTEVSWVVTAFIISFGVGQIIFGKLADVYELRRLMIIGILTYAGSSLLGALLEAWYPAVIASRVIQGAGASALPALTMVIVARYFTPEQRGKLFGLFTSTASFAVGVGPVIGGFVSRYLHWSFLLLIPLFTVVTIPAFLKWLPEEESKRTDAKVDIAGAALLAIGFTALVMFFTLMDWIWLVASAVLATWFVFHIRRVPEPFVDPGLFRNRKYTFGVGMGFLLFGAIFGVIFLIPLMMTHVHGLTTDRIGLIMFPGAFSAVIFGTVAGHLTAKKGDYAVVLTGLGLASGSLFLLAGVTDRWVWLISGVLVLLYIGQSFVQTAMAETITRTLQPERIGVGMGFYGLSAFISGAIGTAGVAALLSSGLFDFRLLPFGLEKAALPYSNLFLVFALMVAASGLVYASVFGKGREPGPVRTASDPR
- the trpS gene encoding tryptophan--tRNA ligase is translated as MRVLSGVQPTGVLHLGNYLGAVKQFVKLQDQAECYFSIVNLHAITIPQNPQVLMEKTRDVAAIYLAVGLDPKKATIFVQSQVKAHAEAAWLLQCVARVGELNRMIQFKEKGKGSDSAVAGLYTYPVLQAADILLYQATHVPVGDDQKQHLELTRDIAERFNRDYGEVFTVPAILVNEVGARIMALDNPEVKMSKSAESEYNYITLLDDPKKIEKKLKRAVTDSENVIRYDPETKPGISNLLVIYSQLADLSVRELEKKYEGVGYGRFKKDLIEVTVDTLTPIRERYHEIRSSEELDRILREGAERASGVAEQTLCRMKEAMGIL